A segment of the Anthonomus grandis grandis chromosome 11, icAntGran1.3, whole genome shotgun sequence genome:
ttatatttacattttatcaacATGTCATCATActctttttttacaatattgtaTCTATCTGCATACATAGGAAAACgttgttttaatataaaaagagtATATAAATCTAGCCTTCACTTCCCTAGCTTCCtcattatatttataaagatcttttttatttttcttacatattagtttctttcaaaaactttgattaaaaattgaTACAAATATATTCATAAAAGCTCCCCATTGGCGATTTACATCAAGTTTACATGAATTACATACAAGAGTAAAATCAAAAGCTTTATTAAACGGAAGCAAAAAGTTATGTAGAGCTAGCTAGGGATATGGTCCAGAACCAGATATAACCCAAAGCTTAACTACATGAGctaattgtgttttgttcatTTCAGTTATCTcatttaagagtttctttttataattttgctgtCTAGACagaatttctgtttttttttaaatcaaatggaTGTTGAAAGTTTTCAAAGTAGTCAGCAAGAGCATTTTTTGGGTTTCATAGATTGCTTTACGTTTTAGGTCCTTTGGGGTCTTTGTTTCATGGTGTTTTCATTCATAAAaccaatattatattaatattatcatcATTAAGTTCAGTTGCAATCTTTTGAGAGAGATTACTAACATAGggtattttaaagattttttttcaactgttttaatttgtttagtttAAAATCTGTCTCGTCTGATtagttttaaacaatattttattaattaatgtacaTATGTAGTTAGTCAATATTTAgaagaaagtttttaattttaggaagattttgttttgtgatGGTCGATATGAGATAGTTGTAGTgtacttttcaaattttttataataatttttttgtttaaaagagtGATTAGAGTTTAAGTTTGAAAATCTTTCTGAAAATGTTGGCTTTTGGTGCAAAtatctttttatgttttgtttttatgtacAATATGTATTTATGATTTGGTtagttctaataaataaaatgtcaagGAATGCCATTGACTTGTTAGACACAATTTCAATCGTGAATTGCAGTTTTGAACGAAAACTATTAAATATGTTAAGAAGAACATTAATATGGTCAGTAGCGTAACTACCGATGTTCCACTGTGTTCCATCGAACACGGGGCCCCCCGCTCCGCTTACTACTGCTGAATAATATCggaaaacttttttaagaatttttggctatttaaatttaaatttttgtacagAAAGATAATTTTGGAAgcttaaatttatcaaaaattcaaGGTCTACAATGGGATAAGAAAGATTAACTCCATTAAGTGTACTGTCAATTGACATTGAAACTGCATGAAACTTTGATATTTGTCAGTTGATAAAGGCATTTGCAGAAGTCAAAacataaaactcattaaaagttatctaacaaaTCGCTCTCAGTACGTTGTCATAAATTGAGTAAAGTCTTCTTGTACAACCGTAACTTCAGGAGTACCGCAAGGTTCTCATTTGGGACCGATtttgttctcaatttttttaaatcacattgGTCAATGTTTCTCTACCTGTAGatatcttgcatatgcagatgacctaaaaatctttacaacaGTTATCGTGCCCTGCAATCTGATCttgcaaattttaaaaggtactgtaccttaaataaattatttattaatccagaaaaatgtcattctatactttttagcagaaaaccatctcagacacaaaacaaatgtgaTGTCTATCTCGGGGGCACTATCTTGAAGTATGTggagtttattaaggatttaggtgtgacgTTGGATTGTAATTGAAAATCAtctgaagtagttttttttgaaCCCATATCcaacaaagaatttaaaaaaataaccacgCTTACAAACTGAGGTCACAAGAAATAAttcacatttaattttataccgAAAACGGAGATAATATCATCACTGCTgttaatatcatttaaaaacattaaattttaatttacggAAATACATTTTCTTCGATTTTTCCGTTTAATATTTCTTCTATTATCGGTAAAAGTTACGTAAATAAGGAAAATCTTCGCACGGGATGACACACCATCGGACGCCTGACATCTGCTGGTCTTCTCTTGAATTTGGGTAAAACTATAGTCGATTTGCTCTACCTCCAGCTACTTTATTGTTGAGTTGCCTCAAACGGTATATTAATATATGGTGACATTGTTTTTTCATTTAGGTTAAAGAACAATTAGAGTCGGCCAAATCCCAAATAGTAATGGATCAACTTGATGTGACCTCTTTAGCACCAAGGAAGCCCGATTGGGACCTGAAACGAGACACAACAAAGAAATTAGAGAAACTAGAACGCCAGACCCAAAAAGCTATTGCGGAACTGATTAGGGAAAGACTTAAGGAAAGAAAAGAAGATTTAGCGATGATGGTGAATGCAGGAGCGACAAACTTTGAAAGAGAACAATAGGTAAAGTTTGATCATACTTGGCGCTTCCGTCATAACTgtgtatttaaagttttttatgcGAAAACCGATTTTCTCTGTAAGTgataaagaatttataaataatttttaagtataaactATGCcgtcttgcatttttttattgaaaaatatttggttcaATTTACTCACGAATGTCGTAAGAAAAACGTAGAGAATTAGGTGTATAGAAGTTGTGATATATGAGCATAGGAATCGTTATTTTTAACCAAGGAACTCACtcttaatttagtttttattattaaagaaacaaCACATGCTTATTCGTAAAAAGTTATTTCTAACAAGTGTAGTGTATCCGAGTTTATATGAAAGACCAGGGCTAGCaagattaatttaatttttcacaatatatatcaaaatatcGTATATACGAGGGGGTAATCAAAAAAGgcagaattatttttattaacctaGTTAAAAAGTAGCGTAACtcaaaataagctttattttccaaaaaaaaaaaaacgagttttgtTGACACTTGGCAACAGTGCTGTTGTGTCGCTTAAGTGATTATGTGTGACGTCAGCTGTACTGTGCATGAGAGTGTCATCTTTCCGAGCAGCCGCGGCTTCCAGAAAGCTTTGCGCTAATCCCATGGCGTCAAAATATCTGTCTTCGAAAACTGCTCTCTCCTGCTCGGCGTCGTTCTCATTTAATTCATCGGGAAAATAATTCATGTAGATTATTTCGATTTTGGATTGCGTGCCTTTGAAGGCCTCCAATAGAGGCTTAATTATGTCACAGcgtgttttaatattttgcacaGGGATATTTTGGGGATaaatttttcgaagaaaaccTTGAAATCGTGTTAAGTCAGCTTTAAACTGGCCTCGTTCATGTTTATACCGTAAAATGGGGTGAATACTAACAGTTTCGGACCTTTCCTACTCTGTTCCTAACATGGTAGTCACttttttgacaacaaaaaataaggaaCCTACAGATCTCGACTTGTAGATCAAAAAGcgcataatagatttttttttaaatagaggactttccacaaaaaaaaataaaaacgctctTTTTCTATTCACCCTTAATCGATTTACGGCCAAGGATAGAAatacaacttaaaatttttaaattatatattttaattatgaaaatacatTACAGAAACACATATGTGAAATCAAAAAAGGAATAAATCTGCTTCTGAAATAAGTGGCTATAAATAAATGTGAAATAAATAAACGGTCTATAGTGTTAAGTGATATTGCCGAAAACAGTTAGTCATTAACGTCATTATCATGCAAATCTACTCCTcccatgtatttattatatcttgAAATTACAGCTGGTTGTGGGATTGATACttcttttttcgattttctattatatcttttagCAGAAGTAAGAGGTTCTACATGATAATGGGTACTAATTGCCGTGACAATAGAATTATCGTTCCATTTTACTAATGAAATTTGTGTGGATTCATCAAATTGGGAATCATAGGTgcctctttctttttttttaatgactttatTATCAACCAAAGGACAATGACTGGTTCTGTTTTCGCCAATCGTTCCTGTGGCAAAATAGCCTTTGGTTTTCAAAAGAGATAAGAGCTTGTAGGatgaaaaaaagttatcaaaaagACGTTATGATTTTGCGGATTTTTCACAATTGACAAAAGTTCAACAACTACAGTCGCACCAAGTCCAATATCACTGTTTCTCTCTGCTGCTTCCGCATAAGGAATGAAATTGTAGAGGTATCCACTCGAAGAACAAATGCACCAAAGTTTGAAACCAAAACGCACAGGCTTGCCTTTCATAAACATCTTACAAGAATGGCGTCCAAAATAAGGAACCATTTGCTCATCAATAGATAAGTTGAATGAAAAAATGCCAAACTGTAAGAATTTTTCATTCATTGTATCAAAAAACGGGCGGAGTTTTGTGTACTTGTCTCCCTTGTCCAGATTATTATTATCACTTAAGTGTAGATTTCGCTTTATCGATCTGAACTTATTCATGCAGTCTCTGACAATATGCACAGTTTGGTCCTCATCTAAAGACCAATACATATCTGTCTGGGGTAAACTGTGATATCCAGACAAAATTAGGATCCCAAGAAAATTCAGCAGTTCTTCTCAAACTCGTTCAAAACTCGTGTCTGTTATTGTCCTATGcgtatttttctgaaaactggATAATCAAATCCATAAGATTCTCATcgacaaatttgaaaaaatgtccaACGGTGACAAACCCTCCAATTCGCCCCTAAGTTCTTGCATGTGTTCCTCTTTTTTGGATAAAGGTAAATTCTTGTGTATGAATGATCCAGATCTCCAAGTCGGGTTGTAACTTACCGcttttttttctaggatttttCGGCGTTTTGTTGCCAAATCTTCTTCATCAGATTCATCGTAAATCTCGTCTCGAACAGTATGGATCTCGAAAATTCCCGTTATATCTCCATTCTGgctattttcgatattttccgGGTCCTCTGAAAATTCTTCCTCGTCTGTGAGTTGATCTACCTCGGGTGGAATGATAGACAGCGTTGACTTGTTGTATTCTTGTGATTAATTCATAGTATCACCTTCCTTTCACATTTTCTATTTTGAATTGCCTTGATACCTTAATTATTAAACGAAACATCGCCATTTAAAACAAAGCATTCTTATATTGGAGTTTGTGGAAAAAATCGAGGTGATGTGATACTTTTTGTGTGCAGTATACTAGGTGCACAGTCGACTTTACTCAAGCCGCGAAATAATAACATCGGCAACACGACTTTCAGATCCGTTTTAATTTCAGTTCTCATGGGACTTATGGGGATCGTTTGAATTCCTCTTTTAAATATgagtttttaagtgaaatttcggaaAAGAAAGTGAATGTAGTTATTATTAAGAACTTACTAAGGCTTAGTAACATCTCCCAGCCAGTGTCGATGTGTTAAATACTATAAGAACAGTGATAAATGGTTATAAACACCTTGTTTGTAAACAGAAACAGGTGGAGCCGGCCGGCGTCTTAAGTGGGTCATTGTgctatttatcgattttcaaatttattttacatatcacttttaagatttttgtgttGTGCTCTTATCTGTGTGATTTGGGATTTTTTGTGAATATCCTGTGTTCCACTAAAACTAGAAACTTATGCCTAAGAGCCAAGGTTAATCCTTTATTCATATCAAAAAAAGgagattttgtttatttatctaTAAACATTTGGAGGAAATCTGGTAAGGAATATCTATAGTATTAGTAAATATAGGTAAAtctattagctttatttatatataggaattcattgaagaatttttttgctttttgaagcatgccaagttccTCCTGTGTTCCCGGATAtaaatctaattacaaaagtagtttAAGAGCAGGGGAggcaaatatttctgtttttggcttccccaataatgaacaacttaaaattaaacggTTAAAAGCCATACCTAAAGATAATTGGGCTCCTACTCCATATTCTGTGGTTTGTGCAAAGCATTTTGAGCCGAATGATATTATCCGTGAAGATGATTATCTTTTACCTGATGGCACACTCACTAAGTTAAAGCAAGATTAGTATGCTCAACAGTgtctcaaatttttccaaatttacctgcatatttaacaaaaacagtgcCTCTTCCTAAAGAAAGTCCAGACGAAAGAAATAGTGAACAACAAAAACGTAATGAACTTGCCAATGAAGCCTTTGAGCAActtgatttcataacaaattttcaagatcttatgagtaattattcccaaaaaattctaatatctaacctgtggaatgtaaaaattgttggggatacaaaactatatttctatattttaaacTTGAATGATGCTTGTACAGAATGCGGCATAATTGTCTTCCTGTTTTTAaggcttaataaaagaaatgttatttgaaatacaaagattttatttttttattttaaaactacaacTAAAACGTTTTTGTcctatgtggttttgaagagaATATCTGGCAAGTGCGGTCCACCATTCTCGAAGCACTGGTGCAAGCGACTTCTGAAGTTTCGCATAACTCTTGGCATTCTCAGCACAACTTTCTTGGGGTATTTATTCTGCGAATTATTAGGCGGATTGCATCCTCCAGATTGAACCTTGAAGTCGCAGAGCGTTAGGTCGGGCGAGCGTGCAGGCCACGAAGTAAAAATGTACCTCGTCACTAAAAAAAACTGCGCcctgaggtaaattttgaaGCAAATTTCACATGCAGCACGTCGATTGTTCCAATCAAGTTCTGATAATTCCTGTGCCAGAACCATCTTGTATGGATGAAAACGAAGATCCTTGTGAAGAATTCTTCGCACAGTGCGGTCAGATAAACGAAGGGCAGCTGCGTGTCTCCATGCAGAACGTCTAGGTGACCTTAAAAATGAGCGTTTCACAGTCTCGATGTTTTCGGGTATCCGAGCTGTCCGTGGCCGTCCACCTCCTTTTTTGATAACATATCCAGTTTCTCTGGAGTTCTTGAACCACAACACAATTGATTTTCGGTCCGGGACTCCTTCACTTCGCGAAATTTGGAACCTTATCCGGAACGCTCGTTGCGCAGTAATAACTGACCGATTTTCGCGGAGGTACATTTCCACGGCGAATGCGCGCTGTGCGTTGGTCCACATGATGCTTCAGACtaaaacatgtttaaacaaaactgtttcTCCTTAGTGGCGGTACCCCCACTATTCCGCGACGCCGCACGGCATTACGAGGGAAGGTTAAAAATAGGGACAGttatgccgcaccctgtataaacattattaatcaaatatcaatagATAGCAACGTACATgttaaagtctttttaaaaaacaatgagttgtcccaaaatgacctaaaatggattttaccttTCGAATTGAAATTAAGTAGGTGGTCTCAACTCGAAAATCTATTAACTAGGAAGAACTTTTCTGATTATTATGAGCTATACTCTTCATCTTGAGAGAAGTTTCATGACTTCATTAACCAAAGTTCAGATTTCTGAAAACAGgcgttaaatttattggaaagttCTGATTTACACAACTTAGATGATGAAAAAGATAGTGACATTTGTAATTGTGTAATACTTTTAATACACCaaataactttacttattttaaagcaaaaacgttattgcccatcaactatagtaatgtcttttatgttatatattatattacctTGCGCATATGAATTgcttagagattattttaatctagCCACCAAGAGGTACCAATAGTATCTTTCTTCTAGCTTTGATGTGTTACCAAATtctgacttaaaaaaaaaaactaaagacatcactaattatttaaatatagtatCCACTTCTTTAGAAttcatgaaatttatttaactaaaagACTAGACTATAGGggaaaaagtctaataatgcatttatataattattaacggcgcctatacatatttgaaacaataaatcaatcacataaataaaatattctcatttgtaaataaaggaaaaatcaaaattgaacgtcCATCTCGGCAGAGCCGCGCTTTCAAAGCGTAAACGGATCCACCAAAACGGATCCTAATCTCCCACCTGGTGCGACGTTGCCAACTGTTATTTCGCGGCTTGAGTAAAGTCGGCTGTGATTCGACAAAAGAATTGTACCGGCACCGCCGCGGCGGCTTTCGATTGATTGAATGAACGATTGGAAAGATTCTATGATTTGAAAAATCGGTCATTGATCGATTCGGTGGCAAGCAAATGATTGAATTAGACATATCTACGTAGAACCGCGTAACTGATTCTACTTTTGATTTCGAAGGACCACAATCACATGttgaattttattccaggaaagGCAAAAGTTACATTAAAACACACTTAAGAGATATTTCTTTACATCTCtttaatatgataaaaaaaaactcgaagTACAGAGAAAAACTGCTAGTACAAAAGCcaatatataaactttttactatttttagaaattccgggaaatatacaacaaataataatgataaacaCTAAACTACTTACTAGAATTCCAAATTATTAAGCCTTACTGCTATACTGCTAATAATATACAGTGTactattgtattaaaaatactgTGTGTGCACTCTTAtcctaaataacaaaaatgtcaTGAGGTCCAAGCTATTGATATACAATtgcaaattaagaaaaagtgtGATTGTTGTGAAACTTATTAGTGAATGgcgtattttttgcaaatatagGGTTTTCCAATAAGGGCGGGTCGATATTGAAATGGAATAAAACAAGCTGTATCTGagatattaacaaaattatttttttatttgaaaggccaaCTTATGCCATTATGTATGGAATATGACATCATTCAAATGTCCGCCGCGGCTGCTCACCGCGGTGGCTTGGATTCGAGTGGTCCAATTTTCAATTACTCTGCTGCATAGATCCGGCTGAATTTGAGCGATGGCCTGGGTTATGTTGACTTTCAGGGCATCGGTGGATTGCGGCTTATTGGCATAGACCTGGGACTTTAGAAAACTCCACAAGAAAAAGTCTAGCGGGGTCAAATCGCAAGACCTTGGTGGCCAATTTACGTCACCTCTCCGAGAGATAACCCTGCCCTCAAATCGTTGACGCAGAATGTTGCAGTAGACTCCTTACACTTCAGAGCCGTGggtgtataattttataaataaacagtcATATTTATGTCAGTTTTATTAACGAAAACTAATTAAAGGTAATCCTTAAAACTATGAGCGTCTCAACTGTAATTCTAACACTAACCTTACAAGTCCCAAGCCATTGTTTTATCTCACACACTCACTTTCCTCCAGGCTCCCGGGTTTAACTCCCAAAGAAATAGATGTGCTAAGCCAATAAAGCCAATCTCGAACCAACGacgagtttatattttaatgacaGCGACGCCTTCTATATTTCCCCGAGTCTCAAACCAGTTCACAAGCAGGTGAACAACCAAAAACAGTCGGGCCTGTTTCTGCCTGTTCCCCTCCCAGCTCGTCGTCCCTCGATCGTATCTGGTTCTCCTTCCCCGAACACTCGCAACATACGGCGCAACCATGTTGCCGCTGTATCCGATAATTAGGGGACATATGTTACAATGTCCATCGTGTCGTTCGTTGTGTGGCACGTAGCGCCGGCCTGCTGGAACCACATGTCGTCTATGTCCATAATGTTCAATTCAGGCCAAAAGAAATTGATTATCATTGATCGGTACCGCTCCCCGTTGACAGTGATGGCCTCACCGACATTGTTTTGAAAGAAGTACGGACCAATGACGCCGCCGGCCCAAAATCCGCACCAAACCGTAACTTTTTGTGGATACATTGCCACCTGGTGAATCTCGCATGGGTTGGTGTCGTCCCATATACGgcaattttgtttgttaacgaagccattcatccaaaaatgtgCCTCGTCACTAAAGATGATTTTTCGGCCAAAATTAGGGTCAACTTCCAAACATTCTGAAGCCCAGTCAGCGAACAAACGGCGTTCTCTATGGTCATTAACTTTAAGCTCCTGGGTCAGTTGGATCTTGTATGGGTGCAGGCCCAAGTCCCGACGCAAAATTCGCCAAGTTGAAGTCTGCGAAAGGCCAAGTTCTTGTGCACGGCGAGGAATCGACTGCCTCGGGTTCTCCTGAACACTTTCACGGACAGCGGCGATGTTCTGGACTGATCTGGCGTTCCTTTGACGTATGGGAGTTGGTTGATTGTTTAGCGAACCAGTCAGCTCAAATTTGGCCACCAAACGTTGAAGAGTTGACTTTGAAGGGCCACCGCGCCTACCGTATACTGGACGCAAGGCACGCAATGTTTGCACTAATGAACACTCGTTTTGATAATAAGCTTTTATCATTTGGACGTGCTGCTCAATCGTGTAACTTGTCATGATGATTTGGCATCAGTAACTGAATAATAAACAACAGATTTGACAGATGCCACCAAAACAACATGGCCGCCACAAACAGTCAACATCGGCCCGCCTTATTTGAAAAACCCTTTATTTAATTGTTACGTTGACAGTGTTGTGGTTTTTACAACAACTTCTTATTGCCTATCCCTCTCGAGCACCTAAGTTACCCATTATATTTTACTTCCCTATATTTTGTAAGTTGTCATTTTTCTCTTCAATATCATCTTCTTTATGTTTAATATCAAAAGGTGTGTAATACACAGCATGTGTTAACTAACTTTCTTACAAACTCTGGTGCATATCTTGCCACTTGTTTTGGGCCTGTTGTTTACTTACAGGCACACAATGTATTGGTGGGGATTAGTGACTTTTCACCCATATAAGGAGACGGAAAAGAATGACTGCTGGTATAAATTTCGATAGCTCACATTTATTACAACCCGAACTAACTACTTCTTACAACAGTTACTTAAACGACAAAGgtgtaataaaatgattaagTGTAAATATAAATGTCAAATTAACCCGACAATCTAAAGCACCCCGGAATGGCTTGAAGTCTTTACCGAGTTATGAATTACGAGTGTGCGAATGTCTTGCACGGCCGGCTAAATTAGACCGACGTCTCTGACTATTGAAGACCGAGTAAGTTAATCCTAATAAGGTCACACACAAGACGCCAGCCGCGTAAAAAGTCACATTACAACACAGGTGCGCTTCGATCGCCGTTGTTATGTCTGGCGTCCGAGGACTAGGGGAATATGGTGCAAATTTGAAGCCCTTTGGAGATTTGTAGTGTTGAATAGTTTTGGGCTTGACCATGTATAAgtgggctgtattttttttagcaaagtaaaattgcataaaatgaAGTATGGGACTAGAATGTTTATTAtcggaaatttattattttacactGTTAAAACGGAGCGATTTGGAATAGGCAGAAGTCAAATAAGAGAAGGTTGTGCCGCTGTTGGGCTACAAACGATTAAGAAGCTATTACAAAGTATATCGCTGCTGGGCCGATAAACAAACACAAAATCAAAACCGTTCAAAATTACGCTAATACAACTATGTCGTGAATACAGTTTTTCACCCTTATATGGTTTTGATTGTAATGTGATTCTGAAGAGCCTTCAAAAGGGTTTTGATATGGGGTCATTATTACTGGTTCAAATGGGTAGCCTGAGTGACCCAAGAGCCATGTTCTTCTTATACCCTGACGATATTGGGtcaaaagaaaagtttttaccTCAGAATTTCTCCAAATAAATGAGTCTTGAGTTGATCCTGAATAATTGGCATTTATAGACAAAATTTTTAGGTTTGAATCACAAATAAGTTGCACACTGATAACCTTTGCGATTGATATAATTGTGTTCCTTATTATTTGGTTTTAGCATAGCAATTTGAGTGCAATCAATTGCCCCTACAACACAAGGAATTACATAAATTTCTCTTCAATGTTCATCTCTCTTCTTGTTGTAGGAAATTTAATGGTCCTAGCTGTAAGGTCAATAGGCATTAGTGACATCATGGACATATCTATAAGAATTATGTGATTCAATGTTGATATGAATTTATACCAAATTAAATTACGTATGGACACATGTTTTAGTAACTCCTAAATTAAAATCCCCTCCTACACTTCATTGAAAAGAGCGGGATAAAATCTAAGGGCAATCAATACTTTTTGTTGGACTGTAACTCCACTAAGGAAATTTGGCTGCCCTGAGTATGGAGGTTAACTCTTCacataaaaatctaaaaaaaaccttatttgtACGAAGTAGCTCTTTAAATCTGGTTTCTAAGAGTTCCTCCAAGTTCAAATCCATCTTTATTCGTCTTTTTTTGCTCCTTAAGGTCTGGTTGAGTCTTCTAATTTCTTCTTGATAAGCGAGATCACGAAATATTGGTAACAAAATAAAGCAAAtgaatcaaaataaaaacaaactcaTGGCAACCGATTATGATATGAAGGCCGACAGTGACAGTCGATAATAATGTGTTGCTACGAATCGACGGCTTCGACTCGAAGCGCAATGAAAATCACATTTAACTTATAGTAGAGAATGCTTTCGGAATATTAGTTTCCAAATTTAGAGTCTTTGAGAAACCCATTTCACTATCTCCTGAAAAGGTGTTAAAATTTCCTTACCTAATATTCTGCTTTCCATTCATTTTGTTGTACTTCAGAACTTTATTTAAGCTTTCAATTGCCATATTTGTATTAATTCCGGCATTGATTATATAACAATGCGCCCATATCATTATTCTCTcttgactttggaaatagtacctaaaatattaaagaattaattacatttgttttataattttttagtgttgACTTTTTTAGTGAAGTACTTTTTCaggtaattttgaaaattagtttccTCCTTTTCTTCTAATTGCCTAAAATAGTTCTCTTTCAGCTGTATAAATTTTTGTGGATCAGTctcctttaaaatttttctcatttcATGTTTCATTATCTGTCTATTTTCCAACTTGTTGGTTTATGTTCtacaaataagtgaaaaaataacataaaataactaATGATCTATGATACTGTTTGATTATACAGTATACAAATACCTGCATCCATAGCCATTATCCATGC
Coding sequences within it:
- the LOC126741942 gene encoding coiled-coil domain-containing protein 12, with product MSAPTPGTLEEQASKRRERLLALKRKREGKSDSTEPSSKHQETEDDLLPKPIFRSYKPLDEKLKDNALLEIKPDDVIEQVKEQLESAKSQIVMDQLDVTSLAPRKPDWDLKRDTTKKLEKLERQTQKAIAELIRERLKERKEDLAMMVNAGATNFEREQ